Within Sporosarcina sp. PTS2304, the genomic segment TAAAAGGTACTGTGTTGCCTTCTTCTAAAAGTTCGATTACGCTCGCGGTTTGACGTGTGCCAATTCCCACTCTGCTCGCAGTTGCTTCCATAAGACCTTTCGACAATTCAACCACCCTTTCTTCTTTCCACATAATAACATATACCGAATATGCTTTCCTTTCTAATCCCTCTATTTTTAGACGCAAAAAAACCCGCCTCCTATTTAATGAAGCAGGTTAGCCGCTATAAACGTAGCGTCATCATGATCAGCTATTGTACTTTCGACTTTCTTGTATAATTGATAAGGTGTGGAGTTTTCTTGCAAATACTTTTTCGGACTACGCAAATTCACTCCATCCGAATGAAGGAAAAATCGGTCATTTTTATTGTAGGGATAGCGCTGTGTCCGAAGCGATTGCGGACGTCCAGACAAATAACCCATGACCGGCAACGGATAAATCATCTGACCATTTGACTGTAGGATATATAGACGGATATTGCCGACACAACTATATTCCAAAGTTTGTTGTGCATAATAAACTTTTACAATACCGACTGCCGCGCCACGTTTGTGGAACATCTGCTGATTGCAACGCAACAACAAATCGTCAGGTGATTCATGATGATACTCTTTCAGCACTTTCGGGATCACTTCCGCGGATTCCATCGCAAGTGACCCACTGCCTAAGCCATCAGCTATCGCACAAATGAAATACTCTTTTTCTGAATGAATGTAGTATGCATCCCCAGAATCTTTATTTCCCTTTTTCGATTGTTGGTATATACAAGCCTCTACGTATTCATTCTCAAAAGTTTTCATTGTTTCGCACCACCGCTCGTAAGAATTACTTCTTGAAGTTTTTTTATCGCTTTTCTTTGTAATCTGGACACATGCATTTGCGAAATGTTCAATAATTCTCCAGCATCTTTTTGACTCATCTGGTCAATATATGTATATTGAATGATTTGTCTTTCACGTTCACTCAGAACATTCAACGCATTCAATACAAGCATACGCTGATCAGTCTTTTCGAACCCATCGTCCACTTCTCCAATAATATCCAGCAACGTAATGGTACCGCCTTCTGAATCAGCGTCTAGTGTATGATCGATAGACAACGCTTGATAACTTCTGCCCATTTCCATCGCTTCCAGCACAAGTTCTTCGTCAGTATCTAGATATTCAGCAATTTCATAGACCATTGGTGAACGTTGAAACTCTGTTGTCAACGTCTCTACAGCAGCTTTGATTTTCGGACCTAATTCTTTAATACGTCGCGGGACATGGACAGCCCACGTTTTATCCCGAAGAAAACGTTTAATCTCCCCAATAATGGTCGGGACGGCGAACGCTTCAAAACTCCGCCCTTGTTCTGGATCAAAACGACGAATCGCTCCCAACAGACCAAGCATTCCCGCCTGCACGATATCTTCGTGATGCGATTGACCGCGAGAATATTTGCGGGCAATCGAATGAACTAACCTTTCATAATGGAGGACTAGCTTTGTTTGCGCTTCTTCATCATTATTTACTTGATATTCATGGATCCATTCAATTACTTGTTTTTTCGTTTCATTGTCACGAGAAGACTGTTGATTTGACATGCCCTTCTCCCCGCTCTCTGCCCAAGTATTTGGTCATGAAAACAATGACACCCTCCCCATGATCAACTTTTACTTCGTCCATAAGTGTCTCCATGAGATAAAGTCCTAATCCACCTTCGCGTAAAGGGGACTCGTCATTCCAATCCTGATAAGGACCGACTTTCTTTTTTGTTTCTTCGAAGTTAAAACTTTGTCCATGATCTGTTACGACGATTTCTAAGCGATCTTCGTAAATTGCACATCCTAAAATAACTTCGCCTGTTTTTCCATCATCATACGCATGTTGCACTGCATTAGTCACCGCTTCACTCGCTGCAATCTTTAAATCCTCAATCTCGTCATATGTAAAACCAACTCGACTCGCAAGACCTGATATCGCTAGACGTGCAACACCCACGTATTGGGGCTTAGCCGGAACTTTTACTTCAATATAATCAAACGCTTGCATCATCTTCGCCACCTTCTACCTGTTCTATCTGCATAATTTCATTCAATCCGGTAATCTCAAATAGGCGGTAAAGACGTTTGTTCAACCCTTTTATGACTAAACTGCCATTATTAGCTGTCACTTCTTTATAAAAACCTACGAAGACGCCAAGACCTGTACTGTCCATATAATTCACTTCAGACAAATCTAGTTCAACTTCCATACCTTCCGCTTGCTCCAAATTAGCTAAATGTTCCTTCAGCTTTGGTGCAGTATATATATCAATTTCTCCAATAATTTTAAAATTATGTACCAAATCTTTATCTATTTGTTCTACTTGTAAATTCATGTCGCCACCCCGATCAATTTCTTTTTAATGTGTATGCCGTTTTTTGCACACTTCTTGTTTTATACCCATTCTCCCAAAAGCTAAACCTTTAATTTGTTTTCTTCAAAATAACTAAGGTGAAATCATCATGTAACTGATAATCCTGCATTTTGGAAAGTTCATTAAATAAAGAATCAACCATCGTTTGTGCACTCTCTGACTTTACTCGGCACAACAGTTCCTCCAGCATTTCCATTTCCATAAACCCTTTTTCCGTTCTCGTTTCAGTCACACCATCTGTCATTACAGCGATAAAGTCACCTTCTTCCAACTTCACTACACGCTCTTCGTATTTCGCCTGTTCTTGCACACCGAGTAAAAGACCTTTACTCTCTAACAGCGAAAATTCTTGTTGAGCTGCTCGGTAAAACAGTGCAGGTTCATGCCCAGCCGAAGAGTACCGCAACGTTGATGTCTCGGTGTCATACTTGCCGTAGAACATAGAGATGAACATAGAATCTGCAATACTTTTTTCGATCATTTTATTGATGAAACTCAAAACTTCTGAAGGGCTTCTTTTTTCATAACGCAAACTGTCCATACCAAACTTCACCATAGACATATGCATAGCCGCAGACATACCTTTGCCGATAATATCCGCTACAGCCATACATACCTCATTAGGTGTTTCGTTCAAAAAGTACACATAGTCCCCGTTCATCTGCTTTGCGGGTTTGGAAATCCAGCCGACGTCCAGACCAATCACTTCCGGAGTCGTCGTCTGCAATAACGTATTTTGTACTCTCACAGCAATATCCATCTCCATTTGAATGGACTCTTGCTTGCGTATCAAACTCTGGTGTTCTTTTAATGCCAGTCCGTAATGAATCATCATTTCAATTAAAAAATCAAATGACACTCCAACATCCGGAGGTAAATTTTCAATTAACTCTTCAATAGAGTTTTTATGAATGCTAATTACATCTTCCGGAGCAATGCTTTTCTCTATAAAGCTACGACTAAACTGCTGACCTAAATAGAGATCTTCCTCTCCTTTAGAGCGCAGATAATTTTCCAGCATTTGTTTATACTGCTTACCCGCCTCTTGTGGCAATGTAGCTCAACTCCTAGTGCAACCATTTCGTTGCCGTAATCGTAGTTCCCACTCCAACTTCTGTTTCAATGCGAAAATCATCCATTAGACGCTTTACTCCCGGCATACCTGCCCCTAGACCGCCAGAAGTCGTATAACCGTCCGTCATTACTTTTTGCAAATCTGCTATGCCTGGACCTTCATCTGAAGCGATAATAACCAATCCAATACGCTGTCCGACTGCTACAGATTGAATCTCAATGCGTCCTTTTCCAGCATAAAGGTAGATATTTCGGGCTAACTCACTAATAGCGGTGGTGATTCTTGCCTGATCCACCGTTCCAAATCCCGTACTTTTTGCCTCATTACGACCTAACTGTCTTGCCGCAACTATATCCCATTCCGTATTTATGTCTATAGAAGACCTGTGTTCCATGGTCAGGCCTCCAATTCTCTAGTCAATTTCTCTAGCCCATTCTCTAAATCTAATGCGGTTGTTACATTTTCTAAGCGTATGCCCAGCTCGATTAACGTGATTGCTACGGATGGTTGGATACCTGTAATGACTACTTTCGCGCCCATTAAACTTGTCATATGAATGACGTCGCCAAGCACTTTAGCAATAAAAGAGTCAATGAAATCAATTGGAGTCAAGTCAATTACAACTCCCCGCGCCGAGGTCTTATGCAACTGGTTCAATAAATCCTCTTGGAACTGCAATGCGGTTTGGTCATCTAACTCCACTTGAATCGATACAATTAATGTTTCTTTAAGCTTTAGAATCGGGATGCGCATCTTCATACTATTATTCCTCCTCCACAATAATACGGCCTGTCATTTGCAGGGCTTTTTGCATTCCGCGTCTCAGTGTACTTGTCGTTGAGAAGTCTGTCAGATTAATGCCAAGCGTAACGATCGTTTGTGCAATTTCTGGACGGATTCCGACTAACATACATTTCGCACCTACGAGTCGCACTGCATCGGCTGCTTGTATAATGTGATGTGCAACCATCGTATCTACAACCGGTACTCCCGTAATATCAAGCAGTACTACTTCCGCGCGTTGTTTGACGACACCTTCCAGTAAATTTTCCATAATTAGCTTTGCGCGCTCTGTATCGATTGTGCCGACTAACGGCATGACAGAAATCTTTTCAAAAACTGGAATAAGTGATGCAGATAATTCTTGCAGGGCTATCTTTTGTAAACTATCGGTACGCTCCCACTTCACCGAATATTCTTCAATAATACTTTCACGTAAAGGATTGATCCAGTTCGCAAAAATACTTACACCCTTGCGGAGATTTTGTTCTGTTAACACGCCGATTTCAAAGAACAACTCATACACTACAGAAGAGAACGTATCGATTGCGCGATTGATAAATTTAATAGACCAGCCAAAGTGAATGATTTTCTCTGTGAACTCGTCCAATCGCTCCTCATCAACTTTCTCACGATCCGCTAAGTTAGATGTCATCAACTCTGTGAATTCTCTGCTCGTGGTCGCCACTACTGTAGCTGGCATTAAATCAAGAAACCGTTCATCAGAATTGCCTTTCATCTTTTCTAACCAACGCGATGTAATGGTTTCGATATTATCGGATATAGCTTTTCTCATCACTTCATTCATCCTATTTGTTCCTCCCTATTTCTTCAATTACCTCTATTGTAACGAAAAATCATATGAACTACATGTTTTTTGAACAAATTCATTAAAAATACTATAGCAAAAACACTATAGCCTGCTGGCTATAGTGTTTACCTAGTGTGCAATCACACATTTGCTTACAAAAAGTGTAGTTAGAATATGTATGCTAAAATTTAATGAGTCCGAAGCTAACTTGCAATGCTTCATCGACTTGTTTCATTAGTGTATCATCTAAGTGCGTAATTTTGTCTGTTAGCCTAGACTTGTCGATTGTGCGGACTTGCTCGAGCAGGATGACCGAATCCCGCTCGAATCCATGTCGTGCCGCCGTAATTTCGACATGTGTCGGCAATTTTGCTTTTTGTATTTGTGCAGTAATCGCTGCTACGATCACTGTAGGACTAAACCGATTACCGATATCATTCTGAATGATCAGTACTGGTCGCGTCCCCCCCTGTTCCGAACCGACTACAGGCGACAAATCTGCAAAAAAGACGTCTCCACGTTTAATTGCCAACTTTTCAACCTCCGCTGACGCAACGTTCCACGGTATGCTGGGCTTCAAATTCCGCATATAAACATTCTGCCGCTATGTTGAGGTTAATCTGCGACATTTCAACATAACCTCTGATCATGGCTTCCCGTAATAGAGAAGCTTCATCATTTTCCATATGTCTCGCTGTTGTCATATAAACGAAATCACCTTGTAACTGCCCCCGTTTAAAGGTCGCATCTTCATTTTGCTGAAGTAATTTTGTTGAGGGTATACTTAGTATTCTTTTTTTATTTTTATCTGTACACAACTCGAGCACCTCCGACAAACCCATCCCTTTTTTCTATATCAAGTCTATCTTACCATTTATATTCTCATAATAATAGACAAGGATTGAACTCTTATGACAAGATACACAAGTTTATTCGTTAGTTTGTCGAAATGCACGATGATTGCTACGTCTTTTTTATGCAAATCAGTTATTGCTATTTATATATTCTTGGGATTCTCGGGGAAAATGTTACGACTATTTCGTACGGGATGGTGTCTAGTCGGTTTGCCCATTCTTCAATCCTGATTTCTTCATCCCCTTGTTTACCGATTACCACTACTTTTTCACCTTCTGGAAATGCATGAGGTAATGTAATCATACATTGATCCATACAAATTGTGCCGACGATCGGTGCACGTTTGCCTCCTATTAATACATCTTGCCCCGTCAGTCCCCGCTTCAAACCATCTGCATATCCTATAGGTAATGTACCGATCCATTCCTCTTCACTGGTCGTGTATCTTCCGCCATAGCTTATCGGTTGTCCACTAGGCATTTTTTTAACATAAGATAACTCTGTCTCGATTGTCATCGCCCGGTGAAGTGGAAACGGAATATTTTCTGTTACTATATCTGACGGAGAGATCCCATAGAGGCTTATGCCATATCGAATCGCATCCAATGAATACTCAGGAAACATCAAAGCTGCTGCACTATTCGATGCATGGACTAGGCGCGGCTTCACGGGAAAAAGTTTAATAAGCTTTGTGAAATGTTGAAATTGTTTTTTTGTCGGCTCGGCATCCTGTTCATCCGCTCGCGAGAAATGAGTGAATGCTCCATCAATGACCAAATGATCGGATTGTTGGATATACATTAACAGTTGTGCGAGTTCTTGCTCAGTCCGCACACCTATTCTGCCCATTCCGCTGTCTATTTTTACATGAATTTTACACTTTTTATCGAATAACGGCTGTTCATTCACCCGTTGCACCCAGTTTGTACTCGTCACAGTTAACGTAATGTCAAGTTCCGCTGCTACTGCTGCAAACGAACTCGGTGAAGGCCCCAATACGAGAATGTCTATGTTTTGAATATACTTTCTAATAGTTGCCGCTTCATCCAGCGTTGCTACAGCAAGCATGGTGGCTCCCGCTTCTAACGCGGTAAGTGCAGAGCGAACAGCCCCGTGTCCATAACCATCAGACTTTACGACCGCAATCAATTGAGTCGTTTGCGGGAGATAAGACATGATACGCTCTGCATTCTTTCGTATTGCCTCTGTTTTAATTATCGCTCTAGTCGGTCGATAGTCTGTTTCGTTGAACAACTTATTCCACCTCGTTTAGGATAGACTATTTACTGAAATTTTATTA encodes:
- a CDS encoding PP2C family serine/threonine-protein phosphatase, with translation MKTFENEYVEACIYQQSKKGNKDSGDAYYIHSEKEYFICAIADGLGSGSLAMESAEVIPKVLKEYHHESPDDLLLRCNQQMFHKRGAAVGIVKVYYAQQTLEYSCVGNIRLYILQSNGQMIYPLPVMGYLSGRPQSLRTQRYPYNKNDRFFLHSDGVNLRSPKKYLQENSTPYQLYKKVESTIADHDDATFIAANLLH
- the sigB gene encoding RNA polymerase sigma factor SigB; translation: MSNQQSSRDNETKKQVIEWIHEYQVNNDEEAQTKLVLHYERLVHSIARKYSRGQSHHEDIVQAGMLGLLGAIRRFDPEQGRSFEAFAVPTIIGEIKRFLRDKTWAVHVPRRIKELGPKIKAAVETLTTEFQRSPMVYEIAEYLDTDEELVLEAMEMGRSYQALSIDHTLDADSEGGTITLLDIIGEVDDGFEKTDQRMLVLNALNVLSERERQIIQYTYIDQMSQKDAGELLNISQMHVSRLQRKAIKKLQEVILTSGGAKQ
- the rsbW gene encoding anti-sigma B factor RsbW gives rise to the protein MQAFDYIEVKVPAKPQYVGVARLAISGLASRVGFTYDEIEDLKIAASEAVTNAVQHAYDDGKTGEVILGCAIYEDRLEIVVTDHGQSFNFEETKKKVGPYQDWNDESPLREGGLGLYLMETLMDEVKVDHGEGVIVFMTKYLGRERGEGHVKSTVFS
- a CDS encoding STAS domain-containing protein — translated: MNLQVEQIDKDLVHNFKIIGEIDIYTAPKLKEHLANLEQAEGMEVELDLSEVNYMDSTGLGVFVGFYKEVTANNGSLVIKGLNKRLYRLFEITGLNEIMQIEQVEGGEDDASV
- a CDS encoding PP2C family protein-serine/threonine phosphatase, which produces MPQEAGKQYKQMLENYLRSKGEEDLYLGQQFSRSFIEKSIAPEDVISIHKNSIEELIENLPPDVGVSFDFLIEMMIHYGLALKEHQSLIRKQESIQMEMDIAVRVQNTLLQTTTPEVIGLDVGWISKPAKQMNGDYVYFLNETPNEVCMAVADIIGKGMSAAMHMSMVKFGMDSLRYEKRSPSEVLSFINKMIEKSIADSMFISMFYGKYDTETSTLRYSSAGHEPALFYRAAQQEFSLLESKGLLLGVQEQAKYEERVVKLEEGDFIAVMTDGVTETRTEKGFMEMEMLEELLCRVKSESAQTMVDSLFNELSKMQDYQLHDDFTLVILKKTN
- a CDS encoding anti-sigma regulatory factor, with protein sequence MEHRSSIDINTEWDIVAARQLGRNEAKSTGFGTVDQARITTAISELARNIYLYAGKGRIEIQSVAVGQRIGLVIIASDEGPGIADLQKVMTDGYTTSGGLGAGMPGVKRLMDDFRIETEVGVGTTITATKWLH
- a CDS encoding STAS domain-containing protein, encoding MKMRIPILKLKETLIVSIQVELDDQTALQFQEDLLNQLHKTSARGVVIDLTPIDFIDSFIAKVLGDVIHMTSLMGAKVVITGIQPSVAITLIELGIRLENVTTALDLENGLEKLTRELEA
- a CDS encoding RsbT co-antagonist protein RsbRA, translated to MNEVMRKAISDNIETITSRWLEKMKGNSDERFLDLMPATVVATTSREFTELMTSNLADREKVDEERLDEFTEKIIHFGWSIKFINRAIDTFSSVVYELFFEIGVLTEQNLRKGVSIFANWINPLRESIIEEYSVKWERTDSLQKIALQELSASLIPVFEKISVMPLVGTIDTERAKLIMENLLEGVVKQRAEVVLLDITGVPVVDTMVAHHIIQAADAVRLVGAKCMLVGIRPEIAQTIVTLGINLTDFSTTSTLRRGMQKALQMTGRIIVEEE
- a CDS encoding type II toxin-antitoxin system PemK/MazF family toxin, whose protein sequence is MAIKRGDVFFADLSPVVGSEQGGTRPVLIIQNDIGNRFSPTVIVAAITAQIQKAKLPTHVEITAARHGFERDSVILLEQVRTIDKSRLTDKITHLDDTLMKQVDEALQVSFGLIKF
- a CDS encoding transcriptional regulator, with the protein product MCTDKNKKRILSIPSTKLLQQNEDATFKRGQLQGDFVYMTTARHMENDEASLLREAMIRGYVEMSQINLNIAAECLYAEFEAQHTVERCVSGG
- the alr gene encoding alanine racemase, which encodes MFNETDYRPTRAIIKTEAIRKNAERIMSYLPQTTQLIAVVKSDGYGHGAVRSALTALEAGATMLAVATLDEAATIRKYIQNIDILVLGPSPSSFAAVAAELDITLTVTSTNWVQRVNEQPLFDKKCKIHVKIDSGMGRIGVRTEQELAQLLMYIQQSDHLVIDGAFTHFSRADEQDAEPTKKQFQHFTKLIKLFPVKPRLVHASNSAAALMFPEYSLDAIRYGISLYGISPSDIVTENIPFPLHRAMTIETELSYVKKMPSGQPISYGGRYTTSEEEWIGTLPIGYADGLKRGLTGQDVLIGGKRAPIVGTICMDQCMITLPHAFPEGEKVVVIGKQGDEEIRIEEWANRLDTIPYEIVVTFSPRIPRIYK